GGACTGAGCCAGACTCATTTTTACAGTGGTGGCGGTTTGAGTATTCGGCTCTTCTACTTATCAAAGATTCTCAAATAAGAGATAATCAGAATCGGATAAGTAGTTTGATAAAGGAACTCCAAACTACTTCACTTCACTTTCAATCAAGCAAATATCAAAAGTAGTGCACTTATGTCAAAGCACACACAACTGCTGATCTACCATACCATAACTCAATAAAGCAATAAGCAATTTTGATAACCCCTATAGTAAATACCAAGTAAGAAGACCTACATAACTCGTGGTGGCGAGACAGAAAGCTCAAATTTCTCACGCCTCATATTTTCAAGCAAGATACCTAGTTCAATCACATATACATACGCATTGAAGGAAGTCAGTATACATAATGCCTCTTAAAATATGTGAAGAACATAATAAGTTAAAAATATCACCTAACTGAAGTTCTCCCCTGCCTTGAACCTCATATGATTCTGCTAAACCAGGAATTACGTTTATGGCTAAATTTGTTTCAGCTTCAGCCAATAGGCGATCACCAATCTTTCCTCCAGTTAACTACAATTATATGAAGATCATGAGAGATAAGAAACTGTTGTAAATTGATACCACCTATGCTTGCAATGCTACAGAAGTCAACATCTTATGGCGGCCTGGCGGGTTGATCTTGTCTAGCCTATTTTACATTTGCAAGTGATATGACTAGAATTATCATATGCAGGCATGCAGCAGACGACTAAGAATTATAAACATGAAACGGATATAAATTTGGACAAAGTATACCCATGATTTTGGTTTGAAAGAAACATCATGTAGATAGGTAGAATAAGTTAAAAAAACCGAGTAACATTTTAATGATAAACCTTGTAGGTTAGTGTATTGAATTGAAATTATGGGGATTACAAGaagttgtatttatagagtctaTTAACCTAATACTAGGAAACTAATACTATGGAATCTAATAATATAGAAACAAATACTATCTTAATATGGCGCATACATCCACACATTCACCTACCACAATGTATCATATGCAACAACCCAACAATATTATCGTAATTTCCTATAGTTTGAAGTGAAGTTCTGATCTGGCCTAACTGAAGAAAGTATATTCTCAGGTTTCTAATTCAACCCTAGTTAAGCTGATTGAACTAATTGAAAATGTCATTATGCCTAATTTTGAATGTAGAAGTGCAAAGAGAAAAGGATCGATGAACTGGACTCTCTGTGAGATATCTTAGGACAATGACAAGTAATAGTTATTAATGCGGTGACAAGGATTTGACTATGCATAGTTAGTGAACTTAACTAGATTAATACATACTACCAAAAGAAAAGGTATTGTTCTTACTTGAGTACCATCAAGACCAGCTAATGGAGAGTCATTTACACCAAAAGTCATTGAAATGGTGGGAGGATCCAACTCAACGGTGGGCAAGGCCGTCATGACCTGGCAGATAATTTCAGttaaaaaatcaacatattaATATCAGAAAAAAAACCTGCTCAATATAAGTTATTGATTTTTATTCAGTCTTACAATCACTATTTATATAGCTATGTTACATATAAATAACGAAGCAGATCTTGGCTCCTTTGCAGTTTTATATTTCTTACATAGCCTACATTTATATTTCTCACCCTACGATTCCTGGCTGTTGATATGTTCAGCCACAAAGAGGAACCTAGTTATAGGAGAGGCTACGTCTCAAAACATTAAAGTACAAATGCAATAAAAAGGTCCTTTAGAAGGTATCTCTAATCCATATTGGTATTTGCATCTTATAGCGTTCATCGGTGTACGAAAAATGCACAGCGGCAGATTTACAGATCATTAAAACTGCTGGAAATACTAGGGTACATGGAGATTAGAGATgggaaaaataacaaaatcaaatccaCTGGACCATATCTATCAAGATAAATCTGAATTTAAAGGTGATAGCTTGCTTTATAACAGCATGGCTAATTGCTAAACCATGATTTCTATATGTATTTTGGAAACTCTTTATGTTTGAGTTTGGCTGACGGGGCTACTAGAATTTAAGTTCAAGTCTAAATGTCTAATACCTCAACACTAGCAACTGTGTGCCCAATTGATGGACTCTTCAACCCCGCAATTGATATTATATCGCCAGCACCGGCACTATCGACATCAAATGAAATCATCCCTTTGTTTTTCCTTAGCTTCACAACCTAAGATATATACAGGGATAAATCAACCAAAATCAGAAGCGACAAACAGTATTCAGCTATTACAAAGAATGTTATATCACCACTAGTTATATTCAGGCATAAAGATGGTAATGGTTACTTCTGATACGCCAATCGGGTGACCAAAATACTAGTTGATTAAGTTATTATCTCACCAGGTCTTATAGTAGGAATGTTAGCCTACTTAGTAGGCTAACATTACATAACTAGAGTTCAAGACCACAGATTTTGAACTTTAATTTTCCCTGTTCTATTGTAGGTTTATCACATGGTTTTACTTAATGCTTCAAACCCAATTACTAACTAATGGTACAAACTGAATAGTAAGTAGGTCTTATCAAAATAGCCAAACGGAGTGAACAAATAAAATGGAATGCATGATTATCGGTTTACCAAAGGCAACATTAATCCATATGACCACCTTAACTCATATCATTATTGGGAGATTGAAAGCTAATACTTTTTTGTAATCAACATTAATGGATACTAACttaaaaggttaaaaaataagggggggggggggggggggggggggggggaatcaAAGCCCGTGATAAAAATGATCACGTTTTTACATTTTATCTATCCCACTATTGCCATCTCTATTAAAGTCATTCAAATTAAATAAGCAGAACTGGCATTTCCTTTCATTCACTTGTTGTAGATGTGGAAACATTATAATATCAAGACTATATGACTTGCACCAAAATCATTACTTAAATGCATATCAAAGTATTTCACAATGAATCTGCTAAAGAAggaagataaaaagaaaagagcaaaaaataaaaataaataagagtGGAATGTGCAAAAAGTAATCAAGCACAAGAAGGATCACATACTTTCCCTTCTTCAATTTTTACAACACCGGTATCAGTGTCACGTAGTCCATGAATCTTATCATTGATGCGGATAACACCGGACGTAATACGCCCAGTTAAGATTCGCCCCACATAATCATCCTTCGCCATCATAGAAACCTGAAACCACAGTTCATCCTCTATCTCAAACTCACATAGAGAAAAGTGAACACAACTGAACAACAAACAAAGTTATTCATACATAGCACCATTCTCAGTTCAGCAAAAGACAAATGTACAAGGCACGATAATACACGTGCAAACTGCCTTCTTCCCTTTATTCTTCCATAATACAATCAATATAATATGAAGTATGAAGCTGTCTTTTAAGTCTCAtacagaaaaaaataaagaaagataaagcaTCCCCCCCCTTTTTTCCCCATTATTAGGATTTAACACAATAATCATAATGCACCACATCACCCTCATTCCACGCTGAATATAAACGCTAAGCACCTCTGGCCCTATCTCTTAAAATAACACTGGGAGATCGCGCAAAAATgcagaaataaaattaaaaaaaaaaaaaaaaagaaattgaaaaaaacaCCAAGAATTATTTGCTTCTGGCCATTTGCGcaggtacaatgctagtatgtAGAGAATACGTATGCATGTAAACTCTTGcatcaaatatatgtatgtagcaTAAAAGCATTGAATGCATTAGGCGCTAAGAATTAACAAACCAGCATTTGGAAAGGCTCATCAAGGCTTGCTTTTGGAGGGGGGACATATGTTACTATTGCATCAAGCAGCGGTGACATATTCTTGGCATCATCAGGAGGATTCTTGGTGTATGTGAGTGAAGCCCAACCTTCTTTAGCAGAAGCATATAGAACCGGAAAGTCAAGTTGCTCCTCTGAAATATCAGTTTCATACATGTTTTCAGAACAGAAAGAAATCAAGTGTATAGTACTACCAATCAAAGGAACCTTTTCCCCAAATATGCACACCTGTTGCACCAAGGTTTGCAAAGAGGTCGAATACTAAGCTCTCAACTTCGTCACACCTCTCCTCACTAACTGCATGAAAgaattaaaagaattaaattaACCAAAAGTATTTAAATACACCTGTTGATAATGGacatgaaagaaaataaataaatattaataattttcaaTATTCAGGAATACAAGAGATGCTAACACAATAAAAGGAACGAGTAGAGAGGTACCTGAAGGTCTATCTACTTTGTTCATTAGTAATATCGGCCGTAGCCCATATCTTAAGGCTTTAGCCAAAACAAATTTTGTCTGAGCAAGCGGGCCTTCACCGGCATCCACAACTAATATGGCTCCCTCAACCATGCCAACAACCCGCTCAACCTACACCATGCAATGATAACCATTTAAATCTAATAATAAAATGCAAAAATCAAACAATACCAAGAATTGTAGCAACTGCAAAAATAGAAAGCACTTTCAAcaatttttaaattaggttCATTGCGATACAAAGCTTTCTCACACAAGTGTCAGTGTGTGAATGATACTACTAAAAGAAAAGTTTTTCAATGACACCGTTATCACTACGGCATAAATGGgttctttttcatcatcaataaaGAGAGGTCTGGATGTGTATGTGAAGTGGGGGTAAAAAGTCTCTTACAACAAGTAAATTAGATATCAAATCCATTCTATAAATCAAttcgaaaatttaaaaaatcaattaaaaaacacCTAAAGACAAGTCTATCTATCAGAAACTGAGAGTATGAAGATGGGTTCAAATAATAATTGACTAATTGCAAGCAAAAATGTATGCTTTTTCAAGATGTTTAATACATAGTCTCGTCGTCGTATATCGTACCTCACCGCCAAAATCTGCATGTCCTGGTGTATCAACCATGTTTAACTCATTTTCTTTCCATGAAATGGAAGTTATCTGCAACaataaaaacagaattaaaaataaaaatgataacaaACTTATAGTAAtgcttacaatatatatatatatatataaaataccttGGAGGCAATAGTGATGCCACGTTCTTTCTCGAGCTGATTAGAATCAAGGGCACGTTCATGGGGAATATCAGCACCACACTGTCTAAGCAAACGATCCATAAGGGTTGTCTTTCCATGATCTACATGAGCAATCACCGCCACATTTCTTAGACGGTTAGGATCAAGCGCGCCGCCGGGATCCGCCGCAGAGGCTGTTGCTGTGGACAGGAAAGATCTTCTCAAGAATCCGccggatgatgatgatgatagttttcttcttgttgttgtGGAGAAAAGTGTACGGACTAAAGGTCCGACCATTTTTGGAGATTGTATGCCAGCCGAATCTGGAGGGGTTTATTTGAGGGGGAGATAAgggttttactttttatttgtcaAGGGTTTAGGTTGAGATGGAATTGGAGGCAGAGAAATGGAAATGATTCCATTTCCTTTCCTTTGTGTGGTTCGACTCAAGTGACACACGTACAGTTTGTGTAGCTACAAGCCTACAACGTCTTGTGTGTAGTTGTGTAATTAGTTATTTGGacgtttttttgaaaaaaaaaaaacaatataaggTAGCTTCAAGATTTGGGAATTTTTAAgaagggaaaagtgagtatgaggctgttatgcacctaaTTTGGGttaaaaacccctcacatactaatattttaatattttaaataaatacatggccctccatgatttttaccttttaaaaaaaggtatgtgaggggttttttacccaacttgggtgcctaacagcctcatattccttTCCCCTTTTAAGAATTAATggaaaccaaaaataaaaagttgtaaCAATATACTAAAATAGTTGTGTAAGTATAAATCGATCAacttttaaatgttaaatattaaAACGTATAACTCATAGATTGCTTACTCAAAATTTAGACAAAGTTATgattatttgatttgaattaGATTTAAGTAAACAAATATAActatgaatatacaaaaaaccctaaatatataattatgccaaaattaatttaaaaaaacacacacaccatAAGAAAGTGTAGGCTGTGTAGCCACTTAACTAGAAATAATTAAGGATTAAAGATTAGCATAAAAAATGATATCAAGTTGAAATGGTCACTTTGCTAAAAGTCATTGTGAGGAAGGTTCATAGATATACATACCAAACATTTTTCTAAACTTGAGAAAGACTAATGAAAAAGTAATATGTCTGACTTGACATATGTTTTCAAAAAGGTTAAGTCATTCAATgaacaatatatttttcatcatttacatggttgtccattaaactggattattgatgtgtatcacctatatacttttcaattttttacatggttgaccaactgATAACTTGATGACTTATAATAGCAAGTTATCTTCTTCTTGCTTATCTCTCATAAACATATCTGCTTCTTTCACATCTTGTAATAGTAGATCTCAACAAATTTATACTATCACCATGACCAAATCTCTTAATAATTAccggcaccaccaccaccggtgATATTGACCAGATTTATTAACAATGGTGGTGTAGAAGGTGTTTGTTTAGATTGATCGGCATGATTTGTTGACCACCGCCGCCTGAAAAAGAGATTGTCAGTAGCGGTGGTTTCCCACGTTGTCGAATAAGAAAAAGACAATGGCTAGGTGTTTTTCATAGATgaatttttggaaaaaaaaaataataatatttaacttGTTATAACAGGTCATTTAGTCAACaattggtcaaccatgtaaaaatttgaaaagtatatggGTGAGACACATTAATAATCCAGTTCAATAGACAACCGTGTAAATGAGATAAAGTACATTGTTTATTTAGTGACTTAACCCTTTTTAAAACGGATAAATGTTGTCTACGACAATCAATGACTCAGATTTTTAACTGTAACATTCTTGTAACCCTCCTTGTTAAGCGCTTAAGGCCATTGAAAACAAGTGTTATACTATGATTTGTTGAACTTTTTTATATCGTCATCACCAAACTCAAATATCAAAAAGAATTATAAGAATATAGaaataatttttatcttttatattacacatatacaatGCTACTAATACTAAGGGGG
The Erigeron canadensis isolate Cc75 chromosome 2, C_canadensis_v1, whole genome shotgun sequence DNA segment above includes these coding regions:
- the LOC122588666 gene encoding 50S ribosomal subunit assembly factor BipA, giving the protein MVGPLVRTLFSTTTRRKLSSSSSGGFLRRSFLSTATASAADPGGALDPNRLRNVAVIAHVDHGKTTLMDRLLRQCGADIPHERALDSNQLEKERGITIASKITSISWKENELNMVDTPGHADFGGEVERVVGMVEGAILVVDAGEGPLAQTKFVLAKALRYGLRPILLMNKVDRPSVSEERCDEVESLVFDLFANLGATEEQLDFPVLYASAKEGWASLTYTKNPPDDAKNMSPLLDAIVTYVPPPKASLDEPFQMLVSMMAKDDYVGRILTGRITSGVIRINDKIHGLRDTDTGVVKIEEGKVVKLRKNKGMISFDVDSAGAGDIISIAGLKSPSIGHTVASVEVMTALPTVELDPPTISMTFGVNDSPLAGLDGTQLTGGKIGDRLLAEAETNLAINVIPGLAESYEVQGRGELQLGILLENMRREKFELSVSPPRVMYKIENGVKLEPIEEVTIEVNEEHVGLVMEALSHRRGEVTDMGPVPGNFGRTRMTLTCPSRGLVGYRSVFSSDTRGTGFMHRAFMAYEKYRGPLGNVRKGVLVSCARGTITSYALMSLEPRGTLFVSPGVETYDGMIVGEHSRDTDLDVNPVRNKALTNIRSAGNDENVKLSPPRRMTLEEAIGYVASDELIEVTPLNIRLRKRYLDSNKRKTMSKKPKE